In the Streptomyces sp. BHT-5-2 genome, one interval contains:
- a CDS encoding ATP-binding protein, with protein sequence MFEIVTVGALTTFLSALGNGAAGEMGKQALLSTGALVRRTLGRETPLPASSEGREALARELYARMTGDRQRNGAWAQLLRSMPEPEGFLRPGVGLPPATREFTDRERVLKQLTREATRPAEGRPRVALLHGPPGIGSTAVGLHWGANQIARYPDGQFYVDLRNATAANAPGPSAVLLHLLLAMGVPREKIPPTEAGREERYRRLTAGLRALIVIDHATSVAQVRNLVPATPEVLLLVIAPGPVFALEAERIAVPPLKDRDAVKMLRKIAGPERISRVKAELPTLLDHCAGNAFALKAAAYRLLTTEASALEPADGPIVPSPVHGTARTACRRLDPATARLCRLAALGGWPALDAGLAGATADVAPEDAARMLAEAVEARLLEPLHDDRHRFRPEVQRFLADAAGPEHGIAESAAAVARALDHVLNRAGHAAHAALPRSWRVEPAPADGTPFGDEAAGMAALRAEAANVIRAVALAQEYGHIDRALRLARTLWPLQLKAGYWDEVLPALRLAARCAAEHRTDSRTAAALHFQLAHCLGELRQEEEAERQAHLAVTAERTAGHLLGEASSVELLGLLELQRWRYDEAYERFVEAEQLYRRIPPGQDGADDLRRALALAERHQGRALRGMGRLAESRTNLEHARDFFAAQGEAYNQGRVLTDLAETLHEAGETDAALAAITEAERLLGPEEATPHLEYLTHLRQRYELPPQDQHQ encoded by the coding sequence GTGTTCGAGATCGTGACCGTGGGAGCGCTCACCACATTCCTCAGTGCGCTGGGGAACGGCGCCGCCGGCGAAATGGGCAAGCAGGCGCTGCTGTCGACGGGCGCGTTGGTGAGACGGACCCTGGGGCGTGAGACACCGCTGCCCGCTAGTTCGGAGGGCCGGGAGGCGCTGGCCCGCGAGCTGTACGCGCGCATGACCGGGGACCGGCAGCGCAACGGCGCCTGGGCCCAACTCCTGCGCAGCATGCCGGAACCAGAGGGGTTCCTGCGCCCCGGTGTCGGACTGCCGCCCGCCACCCGGGAGTTCACCGACCGCGAGCGGGTGCTGAAGCAGCTCACGCGCGAGGCGACGCGACCGGCGGAGGGGCGCCCGCGGGTCGCCCTCCTCCACGGCCCGCCGGGCATCGGCAGCACCGCCGTCGGCCTGCACTGGGGCGCCAACCAGATCGCCCGGTACCCCGACGGACAGTTCTACGTCGACCTCCGCAACGCGACCGCGGCGAACGCCCCGGGCCCGTCGGCCGTTCTGCTGCACCTGCTGCTCGCGATGGGAGTCCCACGGGAGAAGATCCCGCCCACGGAGGCCGGGCGCGAAGAGCGCTACCGGCGCCTGACGGCCGGTCTCCGGGCGCTGATCGTGATCGACCACGCCACCTCCGTCGCACAGGTCCGCAATCTTGTTCCCGCCACCCCGGAGGTCCTCCTCCTGGTGATCGCACCCGGCCCGGTCTTCGCGCTGGAGGCGGAGCGCATCGCCGTGCCCCCGCTCAAGGACCGGGACGCGGTCAAGATGCTGCGGAAGATCGCCGGCCCGGAGAGGATCTCGCGGGTCAAGGCGGAGCTGCCGACGTTGCTGGACCACTGCGCGGGCAACGCCTTCGCCCTGAAGGCGGCGGCATACCGGCTGCTGACGACGGAAGCGTCCGCACTGGAGCCGGCGGACGGGCCGATAGTGCCCTCACCGGTGCACGGTACGGCCCGAACCGCCTGCCGTCGGCTGGACCCTGCGACGGCCCGGCTGTGCCGACTGGCCGCGTTGGGCGGTTGGCCCGCACTCGACGCGGGCCTGGCCGGCGCCACCGCGGACGTCGCCCCGGAGGACGCCGCCCGGATGCTGGCCGAAGCGGTGGAGGCACGACTGCTGGAGCCGCTGCACGACGACCGCCACCGCTTCCGCCCCGAGGTGCAACGCTTCCTGGCCGACGCCGCGGGGCCGGAGCACGGAATAGCGGAGTCCGCCGCGGCGGTGGCCCGCGCGCTCGACCACGTCCTGAACCGCGCGGGGCATGCCGCCCATGCGGCACTGCCACGGAGTTGGCGGGTCGAGCCGGCCCCGGCCGACGGGACACCGTTCGGCGACGAGGCCGCGGGCATGGCGGCCCTGCGTGCCGAGGCAGCCAACGTGATCCGGGCGGTCGCGTTGGCCCAGGAATACGGCCACATCGACCGGGCACTGCGCCTGGCCCGCACCCTGTGGCCCCTCCAACTGAAGGCCGGCTACTGGGACGAGGTGCTGCCCGCGCTCCGGCTCGCGGCCCGCTGCGCCGCCGAACACCGCACCGACTCCCGTACGGCAGCCGCCCTCCACTTCCAACTCGCCCACTGCCTCGGCGAACTGAGGCAGGAAGAAGAGGCCGAGCGCCAGGCCCACCTCGCCGTCACCGCCGAGCGCACGGCGGGCCACCTCCTGGGCGAGGCGTCATCCGTGGAACTCCTGGGCCTGCTGGAGCTCCAGCGGTGGCGATACGACGAGGCGTACGAACGGTTCGTCGAGGCCGAGCAGTTGTACCGGCGGATCCCACCAGGACAGGACGGCGCGGACGACCTCCGGCGCGCCCTCGCCCTGGCCGAGCGCCACCAGGGCCGGGCCCTGCGCGGCATGGGCCGGCTTGCGGAGTCCCGCACCAACCTGGAGCACGCCCGGGACTTCTTCGCGGCACAGGGCGAGGCGTACAACCAGGGCCGGGTCCTCACCGACCTCGCCGAAACGCTGCACGAAGCGGGCGAAACCGACGCCGCGCTGGCCGCGATCACCGAGGCCGAACGCCTCCTCGGCCCCGAGGAAGCAACTCCCCACCTGGAGTACCTGACCCACCTCCGCCAACGCTACGAGCTCCCACCCCAAGACCAACACCAGTAA
- a CDS encoding FAD-dependent monooxygenase produces the protein MLISGASIAGPALAHWLARYGYRPTVIELAPGLRDGGFAVDFRGAAHLTVLQRMGLLERIRQHRTGGSPMTFIDAQGEQVASLPPEFAGGDVEILRSELSRILYEDSHPGPTPHDDSATATTPLSTEYLFGDSIASLTETADGVHVTFERGAPRTFDLVIGADGLHSTVRRLAFGPEEDFVSHLGYYVAGWDLPKSAPPDLAARAVGYNEPGRLVTVGRVPRRADDPSYGGETFCVFASEPLRHDRRDPHAQRKALAGAYEGAGWRVAELVDTVWDADDLYFDSISRVDVPTWSTGRIALLGDAAYGATVGGMGTGSAIVGAYVLAGELAVAAGDHRRAFARYEEKLRPYVSRCQEGGRGTGEFLAPPTQEALTARNSVLNDPAVLAAMLQEGHDISADITLDDYPSLVPTPTT, from the coding sequence GTGCTGATCTCCGGCGCCAGCATCGCCGGCCCCGCCCTCGCCCACTGGCTCGCCCGCTACGGCTACCGCCCCACCGTGATCGAGCTGGCGCCGGGCCTCCGGGACGGCGGCTTCGCGGTCGACTTCCGCGGTGCCGCACACCTGACGGTGCTCCAGCGGATGGGCCTCCTGGAAAGGATCAGACAGCACCGCACGGGCGGCAGCCCGATGACCTTCATCGACGCCCAGGGCGAGCAAGTGGCCTCCCTGCCACCCGAGTTCGCCGGCGGCGACGTGGAGATCCTCCGCTCCGAACTCTCCCGCATCCTCTATGAGGACAGCCACCCCGGGCCCACACCCCACGACGACTCGGCCACCGCCACCACCCCGCTCTCCACCGAATACCTCTTCGGCGACTCCATCGCCTCCCTGACCGAGACCGCCGACGGCGTCCACGTCACCTTCGAGCGCGGCGCGCCCCGCACCTTCGACCTCGTCATCGGTGCCGACGGCCTGCACTCCACGGTGCGCCGGCTCGCCTTCGGCCCCGAAGAGGACTTCGTCAGCCACCTCGGCTACTACGTCGCAGGCTGGGATCTGCCGAAGAGCGCGCCCCCGGACCTCGCCGCCCGCGCGGTCGGCTACAACGAACCCGGCCGACTGGTGACGGTCGGCCGCGTCCCCCGCCGAGCCGACGACCCCTCCTACGGTGGTGAGACCTTCTGCGTCTTCGCCTCCGAGCCGCTGCGGCACGACCGCCGCGACCCGCACGCCCAGCGAAAGGCCCTGGCCGGAGCCTACGAGGGCGCGGGCTGGCGCGTCGCGGAACTCGTCGACACCGTCTGGGACGCCGACGACCTCTATTTCGACTCCATCAGCCGCGTCGACGTACCGACGTGGTCGACGGGCCGGATAGCACTGCTCGGCGACGCCGCCTACGGTGCCACCGTCGGCGGGATGGGCACGGGCTCGGCGATCGTCGGCGCCTATGTCCTCGCCGGCGAACTGGCCGTCGCGGCCGGCGACCACCGCCGTGCCTTCGCCCGTTACGAGGAGAAGCTGCGCCCGTACGTCTCCCGCTGCCAGGAAGGCGGTCGGGGCACCGGCGAATTCCTGGCCCCTCCCACCCAGGAGGCACTCACCGCCCGCAACTCCGTCCTCAACGACCCGGCGGTCCTCGCCGCCATGCTCCAGGAGGGCCACGACATCTCCGCCGACATAACCCTCGACGACTACCCGTCACTCGTCCCCACCCCGACGACCTGA
- a CDS encoding TetR/AcrR family transcriptional regulator, translating to MAGDGDEKNSAFGDQAGSVELLWGGRERRSRGPKPALSLERITQTAITLADAGGLGAVSMQRVAAELDFTKMSLYRYVPGKSELVALMIDSAMGEPPEPAGAAAGDWRGALREWAERLAAVFERHPWLLHAVVGPRVMGPNELGWTERALAALADTGLTGSERLDAVVVVSGHIRAMAQVSASMGLGSARAKEPEAVMSAALNELLVGRSERFPALAAAVADAAESRSRDQAWEFGLERILDGLEAYVGRA from the coding sequence GTGGCTGGAGACGGAGACGAGAAGAACAGCGCGTTCGGCGATCAGGCGGGCAGCGTCGAGCTGTTGTGGGGCGGGCGCGAGCGGCGGAGCCGCGGCCCCAAGCCGGCGCTGAGCCTGGAGCGGATCACGCAGACCGCCATCACCCTGGCCGACGCCGGCGGGCTCGGCGCGGTCTCCATGCAACGGGTAGCGGCGGAGCTGGACTTCACCAAGATGTCCCTCTACCGCTATGTGCCCGGCAAGTCGGAGCTGGTCGCGCTGATGATCGACAGCGCGATGGGCGAACCGCCGGAGCCGGCGGGCGCCGCGGCCGGCGACTGGCGGGGCGCGCTGCGGGAGTGGGCGGAGCGGCTCGCGGCGGTCTTCGAACGGCACCCGTGGCTGCTGCACGCCGTCGTCGGGCCGCGGGTCATGGGCCCCAACGAACTCGGCTGGACGGAGCGGGCGCTGGCCGCGCTCGCGGACACCGGGCTGACCGGGAGCGAGCGGCTGGACGCCGTTGTCGTGGTGAGCGGGCACATCCGGGCCATGGCGCAGGTGTCGGCGTCCATGGGGCTGGGCAGCGCCCGGGCGAAGGAGCCGGAGGCGGTGATGAGCGCCGCGCTCAACGAGCTGCTCGTCGGGCGGTCCGAGCGCTTCCCCGCTCTGGCGGCGGCGGTGGCGGACGCCGCCGAGAGCCGGTCCCGGGACCAGGCATGGGAGTTCGGGCTGGAACGGATCCTGGACGGACTGGAGGCGTACGTAGGACGGGCGTGA
- a CDS encoding rod shape-determining protein, whose amino-acid sequence MASSTSSGTYDIGIDLGTANTLVYARGKGVVLNEPSVVAVNAAGEVVAVGSEAKRTIGRTPSGITAMRPLREGVIADFDAAEQMLRALMKKALPSRRFARPRVVICVPSGITGVERRAVIDSARGAGAREVHLIEEPMAAAIGAGLPVAEPVGCMVVDIGGGTTEVAVVSMGGLVTAHSVRVAGDAMDVAISTYIKKEHGLAIGERTAEEIKIAIGSAVWTPEEDGLDALSLGARAASAAKADASDAEASDTDGLPDRASPYSYTVRGRDHLSGLPRLQEITAEEIRSALAEPVEAIVRAVHRTLDECPPELSGDIIERGIALTGGGALLRGLDRRLRQEMGVPVVVAEAPLDCVVNGTAKCVDEFATLHGLLTGAKEQPRKTVRLGL is encoded by the coding sequence ATGGCGTCCAGCACTTCGTCCGGAACGTACGACATAGGCATCGACCTCGGCACCGCCAACACCCTCGTCTACGCCCGCGGCAAAGGCGTGGTGCTGAACGAGCCGTCCGTGGTCGCCGTCAACGCCGCCGGCGAGGTCGTCGCCGTCGGCTCGGAGGCCAAACGCACCATCGGCCGCACGCCCTCCGGGATCACCGCGATGCGCCCCCTCCGGGAGGGTGTCATCGCCGACTTCGACGCCGCCGAGCAGATGCTGCGCGCCCTGATGAAGAAGGCCCTCCCCAGCCGCCGCTTCGCCCGCCCCCGGGTCGTCATCTGCGTCCCCTCCGGCATCACCGGCGTCGAACGCCGCGCCGTCATCGACTCCGCACGCGGCGCCGGCGCCCGCGAGGTGCACCTCATCGAGGAGCCGATGGCCGCCGCGATCGGCGCCGGCCTCCCGGTGGCCGAACCGGTCGGCTGCATGGTCGTCGACATCGGCGGCGGCACCACCGAGGTCGCCGTCGTCTCCATGGGCGGCCTGGTCACCGCCCACTCCGTACGGGTCGCCGGCGACGCGATGGACGTCGCCATCTCCACCTACATCAAGAAGGAACACGGCCTGGCCATCGGCGAACGCACCGCCGAGGAGATCAAGATCGCCATCGGCTCGGCGGTCTGGACCCCGGAGGAGGACGGCCTCGACGCGCTCTCCCTGGGCGCCCGCGCCGCCTCCGCCGCGAAGGCCGACGCGTCCGACGCCGAGGCGTCCGACACCGACGGGCTCCCCGACCGCGCCTCGCCCTACTCCTACACCGTCCGCGGCCGCGATCACCTCAGCGGCCTGCCCCGCCTCCAGGAGATCACCGCCGAGGAGATCCGCTCCGCCCTCGCCGAACCCGTCGAGGCGATCGTCCGTGCCGTCCACCGCACCCTCGACGAGTGCCCGCCGGAGCTCTCCGGCGACATCATCGAGCGCGGTATCGCCCTCACCGGCGGCGGCGCCCTGCTGCGCGGCCTGGACCGCCGCCTCCGCCAGGAGATGGGCGTGCCCGTCGTGGTCGCCGAGGCCCCGCTGGACTGCGTGGTCAACGGCACCGCCAAGTGCGTCGACGAGTTCGCCACCCTGCACGGCCTGCTGACGGGCGCGAAGGAACAGCCGCGCAAGACGGTGCGCCTGGGGCTGTAG
- a CDS encoding FUSC family protein, which translates to MTWSRALKEAARSGLTIERAKLTPVIAVRGTAGVALVIGLCLWLGSPALAVSSAFGAFSAGIVTFQRSMRPRPVLALAVAGALAVSTFLGYLAAAHLLAFVLLLTGWTFVAGMAWAIGPVSGLIGTQTVAIMLITVTLPTSVLGALEHAALIAFGGLVQAVLIVVFPVRPWGIQRDALADALAAEADYARRLRHDPVAPFDPAPLMDARLASTMTARQARRRPVQLHGPRGLAERVRPVLASLADPVVGAPLEGPERDRARELLGAAATVLDAVAHAVRHDRPVRLPPEAMAALEVPATGPMLTGPGRRAAYRLISLLADAVELTDEPVEATRPTTAAERGHLLRPSVPRLVPVALRALRREARWSSHTFRHALRVTAVADAGYLLAHALHFGHGYWAPLASVMVMRPDFAQTYSRGVARFAGTVVGVTLAGALMALAHPGAYISAAFALFCVFLMYLLMRTGFSVTSACIAGYVVFLLGIAGAGWEQTVQERLVLTLVGGVLAMLSYALFPAWETPRLRDRLADWLTANGRYALAVLDGYARPAECRPRQVREALLDARAARAAWEVSEARAEKEPVRHRGLSLHAAHSASTVLATMGRVTMIMEAHLPGREAQPTPGAAAFADALRPALDRADRALRDGTRLDWSAPRAAWERWHGEGEPAGVAVRAGELLLDALDDLAEALPPDP; encoded by the coding sequence ATGACCTGGTCGCGCGCGCTGAAGGAGGCCGCCCGCTCCGGGCTGACCATCGAACGCGCCAAGCTCACCCCGGTGATCGCGGTCCGCGGCACCGCCGGCGTGGCCCTCGTCATCGGCCTGTGCCTGTGGCTCGGCTCCCCCGCCCTCGCGGTCTCCTCCGCCTTCGGCGCCTTCTCCGCCGGCATCGTCACCTTCCAGCGCAGCATGCGGCCCCGCCCCGTCCTCGCGCTGGCCGTCGCCGGTGCCCTGGCGGTCTCCACCTTCCTCGGCTATCTGGCCGCCGCCCATCTCCTCGCGTTCGTGCTGCTGCTCACCGGCTGGACCTTCGTCGCCGGTATGGCCTGGGCGATCGGTCCGGTCTCCGGCCTCATCGGCACCCAGACCGTGGCGATCATGCTGATCACCGTCACCCTGCCGACGTCCGTCCTGGGCGCCCTGGAGCACGCCGCGCTGATCGCCTTCGGCGGCCTCGTCCAGGCCGTCCTCATCGTCGTCTTCCCGGTGCGCCCCTGGGGCATCCAGCGTGACGCCCTCGCGGACGCCCTGGCCGCCGAAGCCGACTACGCCCGCCGGCTGCGGCACGACCCGGTGGCCCCCTTCGACCCCGCGCCCCTGATGGACGCCCGGCTGGCCTCCACCATGACAGCCCGCCAGGCCAGGCGCCGCCCCGTACAGCTGCACGGCCCGCGCGGCCTCGCCGAGCGCGTCCGCCCGGTCCTCGCCTCCCTGGCCGACCCGGTCGTCGGCGCCCCCCTGGAGGGACCCGAACGCGACCGCGCCCGTGAACTCCTGGGCGCCGCCGCCACCGTCCTGGACGCCGTCGCCCACGCCGTACGGCACGACAGGCCGGTCCGGCTGCCCCCGGAGGCGATGGCCGCCCTGGAGGTCCCGGCCACCGGCCCCATGCTCACCGGCCCCGGCCGCCGCGCCGCCTACCGCCTGATCTCCCTCCTCGCCGACGCCGTCGAGCTCACCGACGAGCCCGTCGAGGCCACCCGCCCCACCACCGCCGCCGAACGCGGCCACCTGCTGCGCCCCAGCGTCCCCCGGCTCGTCCCGGTCGCCCTGCGCGCGCTGCGCCGCGAGGCCCGCTGGTCCTCCCACACCTTCCGGCACGCGCTGCGGGTCACCGCGGTCGCCGACGCCGGCTACCTGCTCGCCCACGCGCTCCACTTCGGCCACGGCTACTGGGCGCCGCTCGCCTCCGTCATGGTGATGCGCCCCGACTTCGCCCAGACCTACTCCCGCGGCGTGGCCCGCTTCGCCGGCACCGTCGTCGGTGTCACCCTCGCCGGCGCCCTGATGGCCCTGGCCCACCCCGGCGCCTACATCAGCGCCGCCTTCGCACTCTTCTGCGTCTTCCTGATGTACCTGCTGATGCGCACCGGCTTCTCCGTCACCTCGGCCTGCATCGCCGGCTATGTCGTCTTCCTGCTCGGCATCGCCGGCGCCGGCTGGGAGCAGACCGTCCAGGAACGCCTCGTCCTCACCCTCGTCGGCGGGGTCCTCGCGATGCTGTCCTACGCGCTGTTCCCCGCCTGGGAGACGCCCCGGCTCCGCGACCGCCTCGCCGACTGGCTCACCGCCAACGGCCGCTACGCCCTGGCCGTCCTCGACGGCTACGCCCGGCCCGCCGAGTGCCGCCCCCGGCAGGTCCGCGAGGCACTGCTGGACGCCCGTGCGGCCCGCGCCGCCTGGGAGGTCAGCGAGGCCCGCGCCGAGAAGGAACCGGTCCGCCACCGCGGCCTGTCGCTGCACGCCGCCCACTCCGCCAGCACGGTGCTCGCCACCATGGGCCGGGTCACGATGATCATGGAGGCCCATCTGCCCGGCAGGGAAGCCCAACCCACCCCCGGCGCCGCCGCGTTCGCGGACGCCCTGCGCCCCGCACTGGACCGCGCGGACCGGGCCCTCCGCGACGGGACGCGCCTGGACTGGAGCGCGCCCCGCGCCGCCTGGGAACGCTGGCACGGCGAGGGCGAGCCCGCCGGCGTCGCCGTCCGCGCCGGTGAACTCCTCCTGGACGCCCTCGACGACCTCGCCGAGGCGCTGCCCCCCGACCCCTGA
- a CDS encoding esterase family protein, whose translation MRKSLFKPVVALFALAVLGATTGCGTSDDSQGAPVRFSGPKSGAAMQTAPANRNSLVQMPTHPINFQETSKVGGAGENTPIAVTTYHGKKSGFTGKVWVWAPPEYYEKKNANKGFPVMEALPGAEGFPVNYWIGSDLKLEESLASWSKAGKSLPFIVVMPVLNPNDKQYYDGSDIPGQPKMGTWLSKDVPDLVRENFRTLKTRNAWCIMGSSSGGFSALKNVLQNPKDFKVAIPNGPDIVPDSPLWRGHLSAMRENNPEVLAHRLIARGGPEVYLAFQDGSRENTVLPKVRKFIAQYGHGPVKTRLQIVPNGTHSGATYVTGLGMGTMQWVSAQMQGPTG comes from the coding sequence GTGCGCAAATCCCTTTTCAAACCGGTGGTCGCATTGTTCGCCCTGGCCGTCCTCGGTGCCACGACAGGCTGCGGCACGAGCGACGACTCCCAGGGCGCCCCCGTACGGTTCAGCGGCCCCAAGTCGGGTGCCGCCATGCAGACCGCGCCGGCCAACCGGAACTCGCTGGTGCAGATGCCCACCCACCCGATCAACTTCCAGGAGACCAGCAAGGTCGGCGGAGCCGGGGAGAACACCCCCATAGCCGTGACCACCTACCACGGGAAGAAGTCCGGCTTCACGGGGAAGGTGTGGGTCTGGGCGCCGCCGGAGTACTACGAGAAGAAGAACGCGAACAAGGGCTTCCCGGTGATGGAGGCACTGCCCGGCGCCGAGGGCTTCCCGGTGAACTACTGGATCGGCTCCGACCTCAAGCTGGAGGAGAGCCTCGCCTCCTGGTCGAAGGCCGGCAAGAGCCTGCCGTTCATCGTGGTCATGCCGGTGCTCAACCCCAACGACAAGCAGTACTACGACGGCAGTGACATCCCGGGCCAGCCGAAGATGGGCACCTGGCTGAGCAAGGACGTCCCCGACCTGGTCCGGGAGAACTTCCGCACCCTGAAGACCCGTAACGCCTGGTGCATCATGGGCTCCTCGTCCGGTGGCTTCTCGGCGCTGAAGAACGTGCTGCAGAACCCGAAGGACTTCAAGGTCGCGATCCCCAACGGACCGGACATCGTGCCGGACTCGCCGCTGTGGCGGGGCCACCTCTCGGCGATGCGGGAGAACAACCCCGAGGTGCTGGCGCACCGGCTGATCGCCCGCGGCGGTCCCGAGGTCTATCTGGCCTTCCAGGACGGCTCCCGGGAGAACACCGTGCTGCCGAAGGTACGGAAGTTCATCGCGCAGTACGGGCACGGGCCGGTGAAGACGCGGCTGCAGATCGTGCCGAACGGCACGCACAGCGGCGCCACCTACGTCACGGGCCTGGGCATGGGCACCATGCAGTGGGTCAGCGCCCAGATGCAGGGGCCGACCGGCTGA
- a CDS encoding ABC transporter permease, translating to MTATTPAAPGYRARRTLPLRVEARRQLRRRRTLVVAAVLALLPFVLVAAFAIGGDPSTRNSGRISLMTTATASGANFAATALFVSAGFLLVVPVALFCGDTVASEASWASLRYLLAAPVPRARLLLSKLTVGLVFSAAAMLLLPLVALAVGTAAYGWGPLELPTGGALAPGDAVLRLAVVTGYVFVGQLVTAALAFWLSTVTDAPLGAVGGAVGLTIVGNVLDQVTALGGWRAVLPAHWQYAWADVLQPRPEWSGMLQGASVSVSYALVLTALAFRGFARKDVVS from the coding sequence ATGACCGCGACCACCCCGGCGGCACCCGGCTACCGCGCCCGGCGCACCCTGCCGCTGCGCGTCGAGGCCCGCCGCCAACTCCGGCGCCGCCGCACCCTGGTGGTCGCCGCCGTCCTGGCGCTGCTGCCGTTCGTACTGGTCGCGGCGTTCGCCATCGGCGGCGATCCGAGCACCCGGAACAGCGGCCGGATCAGCCTGATGACCACCGCCACCGCCTCCGGCGCCAACTTCGCCGCCACCGCGCTGTTCGTCTCCGCCGGCTTCCTGCTGGTGGTGCCGGTCGCGCTGTTCTGCGGGGACACCGTCGCCTCGGAGGCGAGCTGGGCATCGCTGCGCTATCTGTTGGCCGCGCCGGTGCCGCGGGCCCGTCTGCTGCTGAGCAAGCTGACCGTGGGGCTGGTGTTCAGCGCCGCCGCGATGCTGCTGCTGCCGCTGGTGGCGCTGGCGGTGGGCACCGCCGCATACGGCTGGGGGCCGCTGGAACTGCCCACCGGGGGCGCGCTCGCGCCGGGCGACGCGGTGCTGCGGCTGGCGGTGGTGACCGGCTATGTCTTCGTCGGCCAACTGGTCACCGCGGCACTGGCGTTCTGGCTGTCCACGGTGACCGACGCGCCGCTCGGGGCGGTCGGCGGCGCCGTCGGCCTGACCATCGTCGGCAACGTCCTCGACCAGGTCACCGCGCTCGGCGGCTGGCGCGCGGTGCTGCCGGCGCACTGGCAGTACGCCTGGGCGGACGTGCTCCAGCCGCGGCCCGAGTGGTCCGGGATGCTCCAGGGGGCCTCGGTGTCGGTCTCCTACGCGCTGGTGCTCACCGCCCTGGCCTTCCGCGGCTTCGCCCGCAAGGACGTGGTGTCCTGA